The sequence TTCGATCAACGCTGGCATTGTCACGAAGCCGGGCTCCGGCACAGCGACCTTCGCCATTACGAACACCGGCGGCGGAACCCTGACCGTCAGCGGCATCGCGTCGTCGAACGCGCAGTTCACCGTCTCTCCCGCGCCGCCCTACAACCTGACGACGGGCCAGAGCCAGACGGTCACCGTCACCTTCGCGCCGACGAAGGTGGGCTGGGAGCAGTCGACGCTGACGATCACGCACAACGCCTCCGGCAGTCCGGCGACCGTCACGGCGAAGGGCATTGGGCGGATGACTCCGCCGACGGGGAATCTGACGAACACGAAGATCGCGTTCACGTCGAATAGGACCGGTAACTACGAGATGTTCTCCATGGCGGCAGATGGTTCGAACGTCGTCCAACTGACGAACGATGGCGCGTTCGGGGGCAAGTGGTCGCCCGACGGAACCAAGATAGTGTTTGTGACGTCGCGACACGGCGTCCCGGAGTTTGAGGTCTACGCCATGGATGCCGACGGAAGCAACCAAACTCGTCTTACGACCAGCGAGACCATCAAGAGTCACAGTCCGTCGTGGTCGCCAGACGGGACCAAGATTGCTTTTGCCAGGGGCACGAACGTTGGCGACACATTCATCTTTGTCATGGACGCAGACGGAAGTAACGTCAATCAGCTTACATCGTCCGGAAGCGCTCCACCGGGACAAGACCCGTCATGGTCTCCCGACGGTACGAAGATCGCGTACGGGACGCATGGCAGCGGCTCCGACATCTACGTCATGAATGCCGACGGGTCGAACGTCGTCAACGTGACGAATACGCCGTCGAGTGAGGAGATCGCGCCCTCGTGGTCTCCGGATGGGACGAAGCTCGCGTTCCGCACGAACCGCGATGGGAACAACGAGATCTACGTCATGGGCGCAGACGGAGCGAATCCAACACGACTCACGAACGATCCGGGCGCGGACGACCAGGCGGTTTGGTCTCCGGATGGGACGAAGCTCGCGTGGAGCACGAGTCGGAACGGTGCACTCCAGACCTACGTGATGAACACGGATGGGACAAGCCCAACGCGCATCACCAACACTGCCTTCATCGATGCGGCTCCGTCCTGGTCTCCGTTCCTGGCTCCTGCGCTACCAACCTACCAGAACTGGCAGGCGACGCTCCGCCTGACGGGCGACCTGGCAGGGGACCACACGGTCATCGTCGGCGTTGCGCCGGACGCGTCGGATGGCGTCAACATCGACCTGGAAGACACGATCGCCCCGCCCATGCCGCAGCCTCCGGCGTCATGGCTCCGCCTGCTGCGAGACGGTGAGTATCTGTCGCAGGACATCCTCGCCTTCGCGGACAGCCGTACGTGGAGCGTCGAAGTCGAGGTAGGCAGCGGAACGCACTACCTCTCCATCGAAGGACTGCCGGAAGGCGTGCTCGTCTACTACAACGACAACCCGCGCATCGTCCACGGGCCCGACACGGACGCGACGACGGCGGTCGTCCATCCGCTGCCCCTGGGGGCAAGCATATCCCTGAACACGGGCAGGCACCTCTTGACGCTCGTGCTGTCGAAGCGCCTGCCGCAGACGCTGGCGACGACGTTGGGCATCCGCTGGCGCATGTTCTCCCTGCCGGGTCCGACGACGAACGGAGCTCCGGCGGATTTGGTGACGCGAGGCGTCATCTCGATGTATGGCTACGGCTACTTC comes from Candidatus Poribacteria bacterium and encodes:
- a CDS encoding DUF1573 domain-containing protein; its protein translation is SINAGIVTKPGSGTATFAITNTGGGTLTVSGIASSNAQFTVSPAPPYNLTTGQSQTVTVTFAPTKVGWEQSTLTITHNASGSPATVTAKGIGRMTPPTGNLTNTKIAFTSNRTGNYEMFSMAADGSNVVQLTNDGAFGGKWSPDGTKIVFVTSRHGVPEFEVYAMDADGSNQTRLTTSETIKSHSPSWSPDGTKIAFARGTNVGDTFIFVMDADGSNVNQLTSSGSAPPGQDPSWSPDGTKIAYGTHGSGSDIYVMNADGSNVVNVTNTPSSEEIAPSWSPDGTKLAFRTNRDGNNEIYVMGADGANPTRLTNDPGADDQAVWSPDGTKLAWSTSRNGALQTYVMNTDGTSPTRITNTAFIDAAPSWSPFLAPALPTYQNWQATLRLTGDLAGDHTVIVGVAPDASDGVNIDLEDTIAPPMPQPPASWLRLLRDGEYLSQDILAFADSRTWSVEVEVGSGTHYLSIEGLPEGVLVYYNDNPRIVHGPDTDATTAVVHPLPLGASISLNTGRHLLTLVLSKRLPQTLATTLGIRWRMFSLPGPTTNGAPADLVTRGVISMYGYGYF